The genomic segment ACATCTAACTGATATAAACTCACCAGCTCCTATGTTATGACCAAAGAAACAGTtgatcagaggaggctggttgggggagctataggaggacgacaagctcattgtaatgtctggaatgtaatttatggaatggtatcaaacatatggaaaccacatgtttgactccattccatttactccattccagccaatacaatgagcccgtcctcctatagctcttcccaccagcctcaTCTGCAGTTCATGTAATACTATCGTTCATACTCTTCTTCTTCTGCAGCTTCACTCACCCCAACTGTACCGTACGGTCGATTAGAGCAGTTCACAGAGCTACACGTCTCTCCTAAAATCCGTGCTGGAAGTGAGGACCTCTCCTGCGCTCCTTTTGGATCATCCCTATCCAATCAGAACCAGCCCCTCCACAGGCAGCCGAACTTTGACCTCTCACCCTCCTCCAGGTCCTCTCAGGAGTTCAGCGTTCAGGAGACTGGACTTCCTGTAGAACAACATCTTAACACTGCTGCCCTCCAGAGCCCCCAGCAGTGGGGTGGGATAGCAGACGTAAAGAGCCTGGTCAGGTACATGCTAACAGGGAACTATGACCCTGTGAGAGAGACTCCCCCCATCCCCACCATCCCTGCCCTCCTCAGTGACTCAGTCTTCAGAGTGTGCAGAGCACCGCCTGTGTCTCCTGGCCCTCTGAGTGCCACCCATGGGGTTGTCCACATCCTGCCCTGGGGCCAGCAGATGGGAGGTAATATCAATGGAGGCCAGCCAGCTGTGACGTACGGCCTACTGTCCAAGGTCCTCTCTCCcaaggaggtgagagagagggctaAGCAGGCCATGGAAAAGAAGAAGAGTGGCGGTGCTGGGGGTGCTCCCCAGCCCGGTGGTGCTGGTGGGGCAGGAGACAGGGAGGAAAAAGAGGATGCCACTGTAGTCAAGGTGTTATGTCATCTTACAGAGGGGCTGAAAGGGAAGCAGGGgtcatctagagagagagagctccacaGTGGAAAGGTCTGGGTGAGTACATTTACTTAAGCCATGGTCTAAACTCAAGTTAGGCACAATGTAGGCCTAATCAAATGACCCATTCTCAATCGTTCTACCCATGGTTTCCAGGTTTGTCAGCTCTAACGTATTCATATTGAGGCTCATATGTATCCATGCCTCATACAGTTGTTTTTCTCAGATCCCACAATCCCTGGAAACTAGTCTTCATATCAATCCACACTCGTCAGTGAGAATCAAGCCAATCAAGTCAACTCCTAAAGTAGCCACCAGTATCCACCTGCAGCCTTTACAACCACTggtaacatttatttttacatcaTGTTATATCTCCAGAGCTTTGACATATTGGTACATTTGGTATACGTAATTCTATGGattctactgttctattcagCCTAATCTTGTACTTTCCGTGTTGCTGTTTGACCCCTGGCCTGATGTCCTCCTAGCTTGCAGCAGAGAGTGAGGTGGAGATTCAGACTGCCTTCCTGGGTTGGCTGCACACCCAGAGCCACGAACCACTAGCCTGTCTGACCGGCCGCTGCAACACCATCCTCCTACCTGCCACTGAAGGTATACATAggttgcatcacaaatggcaccctgtaccctttatagtgcactataaaaatCCAATCCAAGTTtattggtcatttagcagatgctatagCGGCTGCAGTAAAATGTTTGTGTTACTAGCTTCTAACtgtgcagtaaaatgtcaaacaaatacagtgctttcagaaagtgttcacaccccttgacctttttcacattttgtagtGTTATAGTCTGAATTTAAGTGGTTTAATTTAGATTATGTGTCACtgatcttcacacaataccccataatgtcaaagtggaaatttgTTTGTTGAACTTTTTtgaaattaatacaaaatgaaaagctgaaatgtcttgtcagtaagtattcaacccctttgttatggaaagcctaaataaaggagtaaaaatgtgcttaagtcaaataataagttgcatggtctcattttgtgttcaataatagtggttaacattttcgcaaagaaaggcaccgcttggtagatgggtaaaaaatttaaaaaagtagATGCtgcatatccctttgagcatggtgaagtaattaattaggctttggatagtgtatcactacaaagatacaggcgtccttcctaactcagttgccggataggaaggaaactgctcagggatttcaccatgaggccaatggtgattttaaaaggGTTACacagtttaatggttgtgatatgagagctgaggatgaatcaacaacattgtaattactccatagtactaacctaaatgacagagtgaaaaaaaggaagccttaacagaataaaaaatattccaaaacatgcatcctgtttgcaacaaggcacttaagtaatactgcaaaaaatgtgagaAATAATGTGAGAAATTTTTCCTGACTACAAAGCGATATGTTcagggaaaatccaacacatcactgagtaccactcttcatattttcaaacatggtggtggcatgttatgggtatgcttgtcatcggcaagtactagggagttttttttaggataaaaagaaatggaattcagctataagcacaggcaaaatcctagaggaaaacctggttcagtcggGTTTTCAACAGACGCTGGGaggcaaattcacctttcagcagaacaataacctaaaacacaaggccaaatctacactggagttgcttaccatggCGACATTGGATGGTCCTGagtagcctagttacagtttttacttaaatcagcttgaaaatctatggcaagacttaaaaatggctgtctagcagtgatcaacaatcaacttgacagagcttgaatcattttttaaagaataatgtgcaaagatcttagagacttaccctgaaagactcacagctgaatAGCTGTGAAAATAGattctataaagtattgactcaagtggcgtgaatacttatgtatatgagATTTCTTTATTTCAttctcaatacatttgcaaacatttctaaaaacatgttttcacgttgtcattgtgtagatgggtgagaaacaaatctatatccattttgaattcaggctggaacacaacaatgtggaataagtcaatgggtatgaatactgtctgaaggcactgtacacaaaTAATaaacaagaaatcaagaaatgTCAGAGGGAATAAGTCACTCTGTGATGGTTGGCAGCAGGTTCTCCAATCTCACCCAAAGCGTATGGATTGCATTGTAAATGTAATACAATCTTGGTCTTCTCACTTCAGGCAAGGTGGAGTTTGCTCTGACTGTGTTGAAGTCAGAACCTGAGCCGGAGAGTAAAGCTCCTGACCAGTTGTTTCTGTTGGCTCCATGTGTGATACAGAAATCAGACATACAGGTACCAGGGACAAGCTTTGCTAACTCAGActtcatacactgagtgtacaaaacattaagaataccttcctaatattgagttgcacccccccgtTCTCATGATGTCTAGGTTGTCAGGGAACCTGTAACGATGCCTATAGTGAAATCCATGGGTGAGACCCCTAATCAAGATCTACCCTCTCTCAGCAGTCTTGGGTAAACCACCAGATTCCTTACAGAACACACCGTAACCTGTTGAAGTGATAGCTGTGTGAACCAAATAGATATTCTTATACTAAACATCTCACAAACTGTATAGAATTTATGTTTTTGCTTGATTGTTGATTAATGGTAATGTTTTTATATTGGTCGAGTTCCAGGCCGACTACATTGCAGACGttgcattgcatcaaccaatggttgtgtgccacATCATCCACTGCGCAGTCGGGCAACAGACTGCCATATCAAATGATTTGCTTAGTTGACATGTTAAACACCTATCCAGGCATTATGCGATCTGGCATGCATCtgcaatgtagtcagcctggaacgcGGCCAAAGTGTGTCACTGCCCTGCCTCTGCCATGATGTGACCTGTGTTCTCTTGTGCTGTCCCCAGTGGTGTGGAGGAGCTGAGTAAGACGGGGTTTGACTTCCTCTCCCACAGCCTGATGGGACGGCCTCTCTCCTGGGAGCTGGTGTCCACCGGTCGGGGCCTCCGGGGCGGAGCCCTGCTCATTACAGGGGCCAAGGTAACCTCTGACCTCATCAGGTCATTCTGTCAATCTTTCCCAGAAATCAGCAGGACTGATTCTGACATGATCTGAATGTCCAAGTCAGATCACATTGAGTTAAAACAGTTTTATCTTGATATTAAGGGCTAATATGTAGGTTAAAACAGATACCACTGCCAGCTGTAGTGACACACTCAATCGGATTGTGGACTGTGAGCATTGGTGACTGTCTGGTGTGTGTTTTGTATTCCCTCACAGGGAAGTGGGAAGACGGCTCTCTCCAAAGCTCTATGTAGGAAAACTATGGAGGACCTGGATGCTCATGTGGAGGTGGTTGACTGCAAAAAGCTGAAAGGTGGGAGTTGGACCTTTCACTTATTATGTCTGTGGTGacttgtttatttttgaccatgaTGATACAGTGTTGTTGTATAATGTTCTGCAGGGAAGAGAGCAGAGACCGTGAGGCAGATATTGGAAGAGGTTTTTGAACAGGCGGTGTGGAGACAGCCCTCGGTGGTCCTGCTGGATGACCTGGATCATGTGACGGGGGCTCCGACTTCACCGGAACATGAACACGGACCAGAGGCTCTCCTAAGGCTGCACATTGCCCAGAGTATGATACTACacaactctctgtgtgtgtctgcgtccatgtgtgtgtatttgttgttCATAGACATctaatatctgtgtgtgtgtcgtgacccctccctgtgtgtgttgtccagGTCTAAGAGACATGGTACATGACGTGGTGGTGCGCTCCAGCCTGGTGTGTCTGGTCATCTGCAGTCACAGTGAACATTCCCTCCACCCATCACTCAGGGAGGTGCAGGGCTCCCacttcctccagggcttcatacACATCCAGCCTCCTGATCAGGTAACTGGGGTAGGATCAAGTTGCATTTAGCATTTGTACCTCTAATGGGTCAGGTTAGCATCGGGGGAGAATAAGCTAATCCTAGATCTGGGAACCACATCCATCTATCCAGGTTGACTTTGCGCTGGTTGCCAATGCTCTGAAATATGTATTTTGTCTTACCATCAAAGTAGCAAGAAGTAACTGAATGAATATTTCTTGGACATGATAGTGTCTTTGTTGTTCGCAGACATGATAGTGTCTTTGTTGTTCGCGGACATGATAGTGTCTTTGTTGTTCGCAGACATGATAGTGTCTTTGTTGTTACACGGACATTATGGTGTCTTTGTTGTTCGCGGACATGATAGTGTCTTTGTTGTTCGTGGACATGATAGTGTCTTTGTTGTTCGCGGACATGATAGTGTCTTTGTTGTTCGCGGACATGATGGTGTCTTTGTTGTTCATGGACATGATAGTGTCTTTGTTGCTACACGGACATGATGGTGTCTTTGTTGTTCGCGGACATGATGGTGTCTTTGTTGTTCATGGACATGATGGTGTCTTTGTTGTTCGCGGACATGATAGTGTCTTTGTTGTTCGCGGACATGATAGTGTCTTTGTTGTTCGCGGACATGATAGTGTCTTTGTTGTTCGCGGACATGATAGTGTCTTTGTTGTTCGCGGACATGATAGTGTCTTTGTTGTTCGCGGACATGATAGTGTCTTTGTTGTCCGCGGACATGATGGTGTCTTTGTTGTTCATGGACATGATAGTGTCTTTGTTGCTACACGGACATGATGGTGTCTTTGTTGTTCGCGGACATGATGGTGTCTTTGTTGTTCATGGACATGATTGTGTCTTTGTTGTTCATGGACATGATAGTGTCTTTGTTGCTACACGGACATGATAGTGTCTTTGTTGCTACACGGACATGATGGTGTCTTTGTTGTCCGCGGACATGATGGTGTCTTTGTTGTCCGCGGACATGATAGTGTCTTTGTTGTTCATGGACATGATAGTGTCTTTGTTGCTACACGGACATGATGGTGTCTTTGTTGCTACACGGACATGATAGTGTCTTTGTTGTTCGCGGACATGATAGTGTCTTTGTTGTTCGTGGACATCATGGTGTCTTTGTTGTTCGCGGACATGATAGTGTCTTTGTTGTTCGCAGACATGATGGTGTCTTTGTTGTTCGTGGACATGATGGTGTCTTTGTTGTTCGTGGACATGATAGTGTCTTTGTTGTTCGCGGACATGATAGTGTCTTTGTTGTTCGCGGACATGATAGTGTCTTTGTTGTTCGCGGACATGATAGTGTCTTTGTTGCTACATGtagctttctttctttctaataATGTGTATTACATAATTATGTCTCGCTTTGTGACTGTCGAGTAATTTGTACAAAGGCATCATATTCACCTTTGTGATAATAATTATGCCAAACAGTTCATGTGGACCATCTGTAAACGGTTCATGTGGACCATCTGTAAACGGTTCATGTGGACCATCTGTTAGCAGTTAATGTGGACCATCTGTAAACGGTTAATGTGGACCATCTGTTAGCGGTTAATGTGGACCATCTGTAAACAGTTAATGTGGACCATCTGTAAACAGTTAATGTGGACCATCTGTTAGCAGTTCATGTCGACCATCTGTAAACGGTTAATGTGGACCATCTGTAAACGGTTAATGTGGACCATCTGTAAACGGTTAATGTGGACCATCTGTTAGCAGTTAATGTGGACCATCTGTTAGCGGTTAATGTGGACCATCTGTAAACGGTTAATGTGGACCATCTGTAAACGGTTAATGTGGACCATCTGTAAACAGTTAATGTGGACCATCTGTTAGCAGTTAATGTGGACCATCTGTTAGCAGTTAATGTGGACCATCTGTTAGCGGTTAATGTGGACCATCTGTAAGTGTAGCATTTATATTTTTTCTGGataaaaggacccgtaagtaagcatttcgctgttagtctacagtcgtggccaaaagttttgagaatgacacaaatattaatttccacaaagtttgctgcttcagtgtctttagatatttttgtcagatgttactatggaatactgaagtataattacaagcatttcataagtgtcaaaggatttttttgacaattacatgaagttgatgcaaagagtcaatatttgcagtgttgacccttctttttcaagacctctgcaatccgccctggcatgttgtcaattaacttctgggccacatcctgattgatggcagcccgttcttgcataatcaatgcttggagttgagaagcaaccccacacatgaatggtctcaggatgctttactgttggcatgacacaggactgatggtagcgctcaccttgtcttctccggacaagcttttttccggattccccaaacaatcggaaaggggattcatcagagaaaatgactttaccccagtcctcagcagtccaatccctgtaccttttgcagaatatcagtctgtccctgatgtttttcctggagagaagtggcttctttgctgcccttcttgacaccaggccatcctccaaaagtcttcgcctcactgtacgtgcagatgcactcacacctgcctgctgccattcctgagcaagctctgtactggtggtgccccgatcctgcagctgatctgttattcgaactcaatcagcattacagagtgatctccagccttgtccttgtcaacactcatacctgtgttaatgagagaatcactgacatgatgtcagctggtccttttgtgacagggctgaaatgcagtggaaatgtttttttgggattcagttcatttgcatggcaaagagggactttgcaatgaatctatttaatctgatcactcttcatgacattctggagtatatgcaaattgccatcatacaaactgaggcagcagactttgtgaaaatttatatttgtgtcattctcaaaacttttggccacgactgtacacctgATGTTTACGAAGAATGTGACAAGTAAAATTTGATATGTATTGCGagtcttgtctgtctgtcaggccCAGAGAGGAGAGATCCTGCGCTGTCTGATCCTCAGTAAGACTGCTGTATCCAAGGAGACCCTACACACGCTCGACCTGGGGATTGTTGCCAAGGAAACAGAGGGCTACATGCCCCGTGACCTGGCCCTGCTGCTAGAGAGAGCCATCCATGCCAACGCCCTACACAGGGCACGCAGCACCCAGGGTTAGTACCCTATCTATCCCAGTCCCTACACAGGGCACGCAGCACCCAGGGTTAGTACCCTATCTATCCCAGTCCCTACACAGGGCACGCAGCACCCAGGGTTAGTACCCTATCTATCCCAGTCCCCCCACAGGGCACGCAGCACCCAGGGTTAGTACCCTATCTATCCCAGTCCCTACACAGGGCACGCAGCACCCAGGGTTAGTACCCTATCTATCCCAGTCCCTACACAGGGCACGCAGCACCCAGGGTTAGTACCCTATCTATCCCAGTCCCTACACAGGGCACGCAGCACCCAGGGTTAGTACCCTATCTATCCCAGTCCCTACACAGGGCACGCAGCACACAGGGTTAGTACCCTATCTATCCCAGTCCCTACACAGGGCACGCAGCACCCAGGGTTTGTACCCTATCTATCCCAGTCCCTACACAGGGCACGCAGCACCCAGGGTTTATACCCTATCTATCCCAGTCCCTACACAGGGCACGCAGCACCCAGGGTTAGTACCCTATCTATCCTACTAGCTTTTGGCCCATATATAAAACTATGTTCTATCTCTGTTTGTGGCATCCTTCAGATTCCTAAAAATGACGTTGAATTAGTAAACAAAGGCTATAGATATTTCATTCACACCAAACCCTAAACACACATCTCCCAACTTCAATCACAAACGCAACACATGGTTATCACATGACTACAGTAATAGAGTACTGTACTTGGTTGTCTATTGAAATGAGAATCAGTCCTTATGCTGTCTTTATTGTAACGTCGTATACTCTGTCTTCTCCTCGTCCCAGGGGTGTGTCTGTCGTGGAGGGATTTTGTGCAGGCTCTGAAGGGCTTCACCCCTCCCACTCTGTGGGAGGCTCAGCTGCAGAGCCCCAGTGGTGCAGGCCTTGAGAGGGTAGGGGGGCTGCATCAAGTACGCCAGTTACTCATGGACACCATCCTGCTACCGGCCAAGGTGAatctcactagcctggtcccagatctgtgtgtgttgtcttgctAACTCCTATAGTGAGCGTGACAATGATCTGGGATCAGGTCAGTACAAATCTCACAGGAAGACCAGGTTGTTATTGTACCAGAAAAATGGTTCTCAATTACTTCCCCAGGTTATACAGTATACAGGACAGGTTGGATGAATACATGATTTGGTGCTGCTGTAGAACTTTGTCTCAGTTTTGGTGGAGCTGTTCGTCTCTAGAATTTGATATGAGGTACTTGGTGTGTTATTGGATAGTCACCCATCTCCCACTCATGTCAGTCTTCTCTGTATGTTCCAGTATCCGGTGCTCTTCTCCAGCCTTCCCATCCGGCAGCGCTCAGGACTTCTGCTGTATGGCGCTCCAGGCACTGGGAAAACCCTGCTGGCTGGTGCCGTGGCCAAGGAGAGTGGGATGAACTTCATCAGTGTCAAGGTGGGTTTGAAATGTACCAGGACCCGTCTCATAAtcgcaccctattgcctatatagtgcactacttttgaccagggaccatagggtagtagtgcactatgtagggaatagggtgccatttgtgttCGCAGCCCCAGTGTCGGTGACTAGGTATATGAATGCTtaaaggctgggtttctgtatggcACTTTGAGAAATCTGCTGATATAAAAATGGCTTTAGaaatgcatttgattgattgaaatacGTTCTAGTACAATAATACATGGTAAGAGTTAACACTGGGAACTTATTGTTGCATGGTCTCATTGAGTCGCATAtgagtgtgtttttttttatactgtTGTCAGGGTCCCGAACTCCTCAGCAAGTACATTGGAGCCAGTGAGCAGGCTATCAGAGACATCTTCCAGAGGTGTGTGCACTTTGCTACACAATACTGTAACCATAGCTACAAACTGTGCTGGTGTAGTGTTATCCTATACTTCCCTGTGTTTCTGTTCCCCTGCAGAGCCCAGGCTGCTAAGCCCTGCATCCTGTTCTTTGATGAGTTTGACTCCTTGGCACCCAGGAGGGGTCACGACAACACAGGGGTCACTGACCGGGTGGTCAACCAGCTACTGACCCAGCTGGATGGGGTGGAGGGACTACAGGGTACGGAGAGAGGAGGGCGGAACCTAGACCCGACACTGCTGTCATATGTTTAACATACATTTCATTAGGCTTTGCTTAGTCGGCTTGATTTAGTTTTATGATATACtttcattttttatatatttagaCAAATGATCAGGTTAGTACCCTATCTATCCCAGTCCCTACACAGGGCACGCAGCACCCAGGGTTAGTACCCTATCTATCCCAGTCCCTACACAGGGCACGCAGCACCCAGGGTTAGTACCCTATCTATCCCAGTCCCCCCACAGGGCACGCAGCACCCAGGGTTAGTACCCTATCTATCCCAGTCCCTACACAGGGCACGCAGCACCCAGGGTTAGTACCCTATCTATCCCAGTCCCTACACAGGGCACGCAGCACCCAGGGTTAGTACCCTATCTATCCCAGTCCCTACACAGGGCACGCAGCACCCAGGGTTAGTACCCTATCTATCCCAGTCCCTACACAGGGCACGCAGCACCCAGGGTTAGTACCCTATCTATCCCAGTCCCTACACAGGGCACGCAGCACCCAGGGTTAGTACCCTATCTATCCCAGTCCCTACACAGGGCACACAGCACCCAGGGTTAGTACCCTATCTATCCCAGTCCCTACACAGGGCACGCAGCACCCAGGGTTTGTACCCTATCTATCCCAGTCCCTACACAGGGCACGCAGCACCCAGGGTTAGTACCCTATCTATCCCAGTCCCTACACAGGGCACACAGCACCCAGGGTTAGTACCCTATCTATCCCAGTCCCTACACAGGGCACGCAGCACCCAGGGTTAGTACCCTATCTATCTATCCTACTAGCTTTTGGCCCATTTCATTAGGCTTTGCTTAGTCGGCTTTATTTAGTTTTATGATAtacttacattttttatacatttagaCAAATGAACAGCAGTACAGTCATTTTACCAGCACTATCATTTTAGTGAGTAATGTTCCTTTTGCTTAGCGGTTTGCTTGTCTTATGTTtccctctgtgtgtgcgtgtgcgcgtgtgtgcgctcACGTCCAGGTGTGTATGTCCTGGCTGCCACTAGTCGTCCAGACCTTATAGACCCTGCCCTGCTGAGGCCTGGCCGCCTGGACAAGTCCCTCTACTGCCCCCCTCCTGACCAGGTCTGGACCACACTCAGTCCTATATAGTCTATACTGTTCCCCTCCTGACCAGGTCTGGACCACACTCAGTCCTATAGTCTATACTGTTCCCCTCCTGACCAGGTCTGGACCACACTCAGTCCTATATAGTCTATACTGTTCCCCTCCTGACCAGGTCTGGACCACACTCGGTCCTATATAGTCTATACTGTTCCCCTCCTGACCAGGTCTGGACCACACTCAGTCCTATATAGTCTATACTGTTCCCCTCCTGACCAGGTCTGGACCACACTCAGTCCTATA from the Salmo trutta chromosome 36, fSalTru1.1, whole genome shotgun sequence genome contains:
- the pex1 gene encoding peroxisomal ATPase PEX1; translation: MLGNHGIQPVTLIFHNTKNCFLHLPSNLLKQLSLHDNQALELSWGHDARVFLSWTRSRSPANQEDHKVALSRQLGEKLGLRDGEQGFLRSCQQVLSVQQVFVEPLSSDDWEILELHSAALEQQLLDQIRVVFPDAVFPVWVDQRTVIYIRIASLTPTVPYGRLEQFTELHVSPKIRAGSEDLSCAPFGSSLSNQNQPLHRQPNFDLSPSSRSSQEFSVQETGLPVEQHLNTAALQSPQQWGGIADVKSLVRYMLTGNYDPVRETPPIPTIPALLSDSVFRVCRAPPVSPGPLSATHGVVHILPWGQQMGGNINGGQPAVTYGLLSKVLSPKEVRERAKQAMEKKKSGGAGGAPQPGGAGGAGDREEKEDATVVKVLCHLTEGLKGKQGSSRERELHSGKVWIPQSLETSLHINPHSSVRIKPIKSTPKVATSIHLQPLQPLLAAESEVEIQTAFLGWLHTQSHEPLACLTGRCNTILLPATEGKVEFALTVLKSEPEPESKAPDQLFLLAPCVIQKSDIQVVREPVTMPIVKSMGETPNQDLPSLSSLGGVEELSKTGFDFLSHSLMGRPLSWELVSTGRGLRGGALLITGAKGSGKTALSKALCRKTMEDLDAHVEVVDCKKLKGKRAETVRQILEEVFEQAVWRQPSVVLLDDLDHVTGAPTSPEHEHGPEALLRLHIAQSLRDMVHDVVVRSSLVCLVICSHSEHSLHPSLREVQGSHFLQGFIHIQPPDQAQRGEILRCLILSKTAVSKETLHTLDLGIVAKETEGYMPRDLALLLERAIHANALHRARSTQGVCLSWRDFVQALKGFTPPTLWEAQLQSPSGAGLERVGGLHQVRQLLMDTILLPAKYPVLFSSLPIRQRSGLLLYGAPGTGKTLLAGAVAKESGMNFISVKGPELLSKYIGASEQAIRDIFQRAQAAKPCILFFDEFDSLAPRRGHDNTGVTDRVVNQLLTQLDGVEGLQGVYVLAATSRPDLIDPALLRPGRLDKSLYCPPPDQEARVEILRALSHSVPLADDVDLEQMAGATDTFTGADLKALLYNAQLEAIHSSLGPSLLHDLGSGSDSDISLSSMIFLNHSSGSDDSTGEGERGCGLDHSMVLLDLGDVPPEDPRGNIWRLYFGSSFESELGNPSPSGLNSQGVSGPNSNDLTGASVRDPGFSHPPAYMSSLQDGYEELSHEQLDRLRLEISNIKSNYRRATEDSVPVQGGPIRPGVLLCQAHLTSALDATRASLSKQDWRRYTDLYESFGASGEGKSQSTVTFKPGQRVTLA